A single Camelus ferus isolate YT-003-E chromosome 3, BCGSAC_Cfer_1.0, whole genome shotgun sequence DNA region contains:
- the LOC116662762 gene encoding secretoglobin family 3A member 2-like, producing the protein MKLVTVFLLVAISICSYSATAFLLSGLAAPVNDVVPLPVDKILPSLSPLKLLLETLGISVEHLLDGLRKCVNELGPEAADSVKKLLEALSYLV; encoded by the exons ATGAAGCTGGTCACTGTGTTCCTGCTGGTGGCCATCAGCATTTGCAGTTACTCTG CCACCGCCTTCCTCCTCAGTGGTTTGGCAGCTCCTGTCAACGATGTCGTACCTTTACCTGTGGACAAAATTCTCCCCAGCTTGAGCCCATTAAAGCTACTTCTGGAAACTCTGGGCATTTCTGTTGAGCATCTTCTGGACGGGCTGAGGAAATGTGTGAATGAGCTGGGACCAGAGGCTGCGGATTCCGTGAAGAAACTGCTG GAGGCCCTCTCGTATCTGGTGTGA
- the C3H5orf46 gene encoding uncharacterized protein C5orf46 homolog: MAVSVLWLTTVLGLLALLLICQADDKPGDKPDSSSKKPEPEFPKFLNLLGTEIIENAVEFILRSMMRSTDYMEFGDKREEHSS; this comes from the exons ATGGCTGTCTCAGTGCTTTGGCTGACAACTGTCTTGGGACTGCTTGCCTTACTCCTGATTTGCCAGGCTG atgacaAACCAGGTGACAAACCAGACAGCTCAAGCAAAAAACCAGAGCCAGAGTTCCCCAAATTCCTAAACCTCTTGGGCACGGAGATCATTGAGAATGCGGTGGAGTTCATTCTCCGTTCCATGATGAGGAGCAC AGATTATATGGAATTTGGTGATAAGCGAGAAGAACATTCATCATAG